Within the Ensifer adhaerens genome, the region ATGAACGCTAATTCGCCATCCTTGGCTCCGGTGCAATCGATGCACTTCGAGGATCTGATCCTCGAACAGGGCGATCTGATTTCGAAGAAGCTGCACCTCTTGAGCATGCAGCAGTTCCCGCCGAATGCCAAGAAACTGCTGCGCCAGTTCTCCCTATCGGAAGTCGCTGAGTTCCTTGGCGTTTCGCAAAGCACGCTGAAGAAGCTCCATCTTGAGGGAAAAGGCCCTGTCCCGCAGACGTCGTCCTCGGGCAGGCGTTCCTACAGCGCTGAGCAAATGCAGGAATTGCGGCAGCATCTTGACCAGCATGGTCGCTCGGAAGCGCGTAATTACGTGCCGCACCGGCGCGCCGGCGAGAAGCTGCAAATTATTGCGGTCGTCAATTTCAAGGGTGGTTCAGGCAAGACCACGACGGCAGCACATCTGGCGCAATACATGGCGCTCACGGGCCATCGTGTCCTGGCTGTTGATCTCGATCCGCAGGCTTCGCTGTCCTCGCTTCATGGCTTCCAGCCTGAGCTCGATCTGACGCCATCTCTTTACGAAGCGATCCGCTATGACGATCAGCGGCGGTCGATCTCGGACATCATCTTGCCGACCAATTTTCCGGGTCTCGATATCGTACCGGCGAACCTCGAACTGCAGGAATTCGAATACGACACGCCGCTTGCGATGACGAACAAGAGTTCGAATGACGGCAAGACCTTTTTCACGCGCATCTCGCGCGCGCTTGCAGAGGTTGAAGATCGCTACGACGTGGTCATCATCGACTGCCCGCCGCAACTGGGTTACCTGACGATCACCGCACTTACTGCTGCGACAAGCGTGCTCGTCACCATCCATCCGCAGATGCTCGACGTCATGTCGATGGGGCAGTTCCTGCTGATGCTGGGCGGTATCCTGAAACCGATCCGCGAGGCAGGCGCTGCGGTCAATCTCGAGTGGTATCGTTACGTCATCACGCGCTATGAGCCGACGGATGGGCCACAGGCCCAAATGGTTGGTTTCATGCAAACCCTGTTCCACCAGTTCGTCCTGAAGAACCAGATGCTGAAATCGACAGCGATCTCGGATGCCGGGATCACCAAGCAGACGCTTTATGAGGTCGACAAAGCCCAAATGACGCGTTCGACCTATGAGCGTGCGATCGAATCGTTAAATGCAGTCAATGCAGAAATTGCGGAACTCGTGCATGCGTCCTGGGGGCGGAAAGTGGCCGGCTGAGAGAAATTGAGCCGCGACACGCAGTCGATTTAAGGGAATTGGAGCAGGCAGATGGCGAGAAAAAATCTACTGGCGGGACTGGTAGACGCAGCGGAAATCCAGCAAGCGGATGTCGCGCCGGTCTATCCGATGCGCGGAGCATCGAAGAGCATGGTGCGTTCGCTCGACGAACTCTCCAAGCAAGCCGACAAGTTCCTTGAGGGTGAAGTCGTCGTCGAGCTTGACCCTTCGACGATTGATGGATCCTTCGTCGCTGATCGTTTGACCGACAACCGCGAGCAATTTGAGGAATTGAAAGCGGCCATCGGCGAACGCGGCCAGGATACACCGATCCTGGTTCGGCCTCACCCGACCGTGTCCGGCCGCTATCAGATCGTTTTCGGCCATCGCCGTGCGCGTGTGGCGCGCGAACTTGGCCGCAAGGTCAAGGCAGTCGTCAAGGCAATCGATGACCGAGCGCACGTCATCGCGCAGGGCCAGGAAAACTCCGCCCGTGCCAACCTCTCGTTCATCGAGCGTGCGAGCTTTGCCTCGCGCCTGGAGGGGCTGGGCTACGACCGCGGCGTGATCGCTTCGGCGCTCGCAGCGGACAAGACCGCTGTCTCCAAGATGATGAGCGTGACGGAGCGCGTGCCGCTTGCCGTCATCGAGCAGATCGGTGCGGCACCCGCGACGGGACGCGATCGCTGGCTCGAACTGTCCTTTCTGGTCGGCAAAGCCACAAATGCAGACAAGGTGAACGACATCGTCACCGACCCGGGCTTCGGCTCACTTGAAAGCGACGAGCGGTTCAACGCGCTCTTCAAGGCGCTGAATACGTCTGGGCAACCGGTCAAGAAGGTATCACTGAAATCCAAGGAAAGCTGGCAGACGAGCGACAAGGCCGTCTCAGCTCAATATTCGAACTCCGGCAAGGCATTCGAACTATCGATGAAATCGAAGAATGCTGGCCGGTTCGGGCAATATCTCGCTGAAAACCTCGATCGGCTCTATGCCGAATTCCTGGCAGCGAATGACGTGAAGGAAAACTGAACGCGCAAAAGAAAAAGGCCCCCAGACGGTAACCATCGTGGAAGCCTCTCTCATCGTTTAGCAGCCTGAGAATCGCATTTCCACGAATCACAGTCAAGAGTATTTGGCACCGGAACGGGTGAGCGGACGTTTTTTGCCTGAAAGTAGGTGAAAGAGGATGCAAGGTGGGAATGTGACGACGCCCTTCGGGCGGCGGTCGATGACGCTCGGCATGTTGGCAAGCCAATACATGTCGCGTGACATCGCGCCCGAGACATCGGCCGACAAGTGGAAGCTGTTCCGCGCGCTTTGCGAGGCAAAGCCGAGGCTCGGCATCAGCGAACGTGCTCTTTCGGTGATGAATGCTCTCTTGAGCTTCTACCCGGAAACGACCCTTTCTGAAGAGAACGGGCTCATCGTGTTTCCGTCGAACATGCAGCTATCGCTGCGTGCTCACGGCATGGCCGAAGCAACGTTGCGGCGTCACATCGCAGCCCTTGTCGACGCCGGCCTGCTTTCGCGTCGAGACAGCCCCAACGGCAAGCGCTACGCCCGCAAGGATGGGGCGGGTTCCATTGACGAGGCCTACGGGTTTTCGCTTGCTCCATTGTTGTCGCGGGCTCGAGAGATCGAGCAAATGGCCGCAGAGATCGAGATGGAACGGTTGCGGCTGCGTCGCCTTCGGGAACGCTTCACGATATGCCGCCGTGACATCGGCAAGCTGATTGAGGTCGCTCTCGACCAGGGTGTTCGGGGCGATTGGCAGGCAATCCATGAGCATTATCGGAGCCTGGTGGTCTCTATTCCGCGTGTCGCCACGGCAACCGCGATAGCACCGATCCTCGAAGAACTGGAGATGCTGAGGGAAGAAGTCTCCAACCTGCTGGAAATGCGCGTAAAATCTCAAAATTTGAGCGGCAATCCTGATCAGACTGAGCGGCACAAACAGAATTCAAACCCCGAATCTAGTTATGAACTTGAACCTAGCTCTCGAAACGAGCTGGGGGCGAAGCCGAGCAAGACGGCCGTACCGCCGAGCGAGCCGATGAAGGCGTTCCCGTTGGGGATGGTCATGCAGGCCTGCCCGACCATTGCCGACTATGGCCCAGGCGGCACGATCGGGAGTTGGCGCGACCTGATGCAAGCGGCCGTGGTGGTGAGGACCACACTGGCGGTCAGTCCCTCGGCCTATGAAGATGCCTGTGAAACTATGGGACCGGAAAATGCAGCCGTCGTGATGGCATGCATTCTCGAGCGGGCCGGGCATATCAACTCGGCCGGGGGATATCTGCGCGATCTGACAGCAAGAGCGCGGCGCGGTGAGTTTTCGCTGGGGCCTGTGCTGATGGCGCTTTTGCGGTCAAGGGGCGGCGATCATCGAATAGCCTCTTGATGGCGGCAGCATATCGGCCAGGTGCGGAGGGAGCACAGTTAGGTAGGCGACGAAGGAATAGCTGCCCTCGACTGAGCTCCCCAAAAACCGGTCGTTCTCGATGAGCATAAACCAGATCTGGATGGCGAGGCTGGCGTCAATGAAAGGCAATGCTCCCGACTTTGGTCGGCTTAGCGAGATGAGACATGAGGTTGGAAACCCTGGTTCAGCGTGCCGGACGAATGTCGACCAACGGTGTGACGCTCCGGAACGACAGCTTGTCCGAAGAGCTGCAATCGGGAGAGCGCAGGTCGCGGCACCAGTGACGTTACAACAGTCGTCACGCCCTCTGAGAAACCTCAGGTTCATCAAGGGTGCGGCTTTTCTTTGAAAAGGCAGTCACGCGCTTAGCTCGTGCACAAGCAAGTACGGGAATTGATACAAGGCTGCGCCCCCTCCCCTCCTCGGCGACGCTGCGTGTGTCAGCTCAAAAGCCACTCCGTTCGGTTCAAATTCTTGAGCGATGGTTCGCAGACCGGCAAATTGCTGATGAATGAGAAGGCGAAGGAGAATTGGCTATTTCGCAGCCGGCAGATGTTCAGTTGAGTTTCGCGGACGATGCAGGTTGAAAATCGACGGACTTTGGATGAGGCGATGAAAGGAATTGGTTCGGTATTTGTTGCGCTCGCGACGGCGATGATAGCGGTACTGGTTTAGGCAGTGCCGATGTCCTACCTGTCCTTGGGACGCACGGATCCGCGGATGGTACAACTGGTCCTCGAAAAACGGGAGGAGTTATTGAGGCCCGCCGCACTCGCGCTGCTATGCTGGATACCGGCGCGAGCCACTCCACGGCATGACTACTGCAAATGGGTACCTGGGCTATCGCTCATACCGCAAATACAACCGCTTTCGGCTCTGCTATGGGCAGCGGCGGGAATGCGTGTCGCCGAGCTCCTGAATTTGAACGCGCTTGGTTGACGATAGTTCGTAAGCCGCCTGTCCGAATGACTGGCTTCGCTATGCCCTTGTCGGCTTCCAGTCTGACGAGTGGGAGCCACACCATCCTGTGGCGTCACTTTTCAATGTGTTGCGGTTCGAAACGGGCGTACATCGTGCACCGACTCGGATTTTTTGAGAACTTTTCACCAGATGGTCCGGAGAGTTCGTTTCGTCATCTCTTCCGATGCACCTATCGTCGGCGGAGCGATTTCGAGTCTGGTGAGCTTCCTAAAAGGAAGTAAATACCGTCTTCAACAGAGGGTTTGCTCGCATCGTATTACGTCAGGCAAAACTTTTACCGCCTGGCGTCTTCTCAGCCGATTTTTCGCCCGAGGACCGCGGCGGTGCCACACCTTTAGAGACACACAGACGATTGCGCAGTTGGCCGTGGTCGCTTCCTGGAGATAATCGGAACAAACAGCGTATCGCTACGTTCGACATCGTATCAAGACGCCGCGATTGGCGGCGGCCGAAGTATGATGAGGTACGCCGTGGCACCGAGGGCAATTTGGAAAGGCTTCTTGAAGGTGGCGGAGGTCAGCTGCCCGGTTGCACTCTACACAGCGGCTTCGACATCCGATCGAATTGCGTTTCACACGATCAACCGGGCGACAGGTCACAGAGTACGTCGGGAATTCGTAGACGCCGCCACCGGCAAGGCGGTCGAAAAGGACGAGCAGGTGAAGGGCTACGAACTCGGGTCTGGCGAATACGTCGTGCTTGAACCGGATGAGATCGCCGCGGCGGTTCCTGAGAGTGACAAGACCCTCTCCGTTTCAAGCTTCGTTACCTGCGGTGAGATCGATGACCTGTATTTCGACAAACCCTACTATCTTGCGCCCGCCACGAAAGTTGCAAATGAAGCCTATGCCCTCCTTCGCGAAGGGATGCGGAAAAAACAGGTGGCGGCTATAGCCAGGGCCGTACTGTTCCGTCGTGTCCGCACTCTATTGATCCGCGCCTATGACGATGGGCTGATCGCAACGACGCTCAACTTTGACTACGAGGTCCGATCGGTCAACGACGCCTTTGCCGAAATTCCCGACATGAAGATCAAAGGCGAGATGCTGGAGCTCGCGGAGCACATTATCAAGACCAAGAAGGGCGAGTTCGATCCGAGCGCGTTTGACGATCGGTATGAAACGGCCCTTGGTGAGCTGGTGAAGGCCAAGCTCGAGGGCAAGAAGATTGAACCGCGTAAGGAGCCGAAACGCGAAAAAGTCGTCGATCTGATGGAGGCCTTGCGCCAGAGCGCGGGCATGACGCCAAAGACGTCAAAGGCGGCCGGCACGGCTTCGAAGAGGACGCACGGCCGGACTGCCAAGGAGGCGACGCCACGAAAGAAGGCGAGCTAGTGCATGGGCCTTGAGACGTACAGGAAGAAGCGAGATTTCAAAGCGACGCGTGAGCCCAAGGGGCGAAAAGCGCGCCGGCAAGGACACAGCTTTGTCATCCAGAAACATGACGCTACCCGCCTGCACTATGACTTCCGGCTGGAACTGGAGGGTGTTCTTGTAAGCTGGGCCGTCACGAAAGGACCGAGCCTCATTCCCGGTGAGAAGCGCCTCGCGGTGCATGTCGAGGATCACCCTCTCGATTATGGCGACTTCGAAGGCACCATTCCAAAGGGCGAATATGGCGGCGGTACCGTCATCGTGTGGGATCGCGGTACCTGGGAGCCCATCGGTGACGCAAAACGTGGCTTGAAAAAGGGACATCTCGACTTTGCGCTGCATGGCGAGAAGCTTGGTGGTCGGTGGCACCTCGTTCGTATGGCTGGGAAGCCGCGCGAGAAGCGAGAAAATTGGCTCCTTATCAAAGGGGACGATGAAAATGCGCGGGGGAAAACCGAATCGGATATTCTTGAGGAGCGCCCGGAGTCCGTCGTGACCGGTCGTCAGATCGAGGATGTTGCTGATGAAGCCCCGGGCTGGTCATCAAAGACGGGCAGGATCACAAAGAAGAAAAGGGAGAAAGCAGCCGGCCCCGTGCACGCGGTACGCAACTCGCCCAAGGCCTCATTGTCTGGTCTCGCCAGGATGGGCGGTGTGAAAGCGGCTGCCCTCCCCGCTTTTGTCGAGCCGTCTTTGGCGACGCTTGTAGCGAACGCGCCGGCGGGCAAACGCTGGCTGCACGAGATCAAGTTCGACGGATACCGGCTTCAGGTCAGGATTGATCAAGACGACGTCAGGTTCACGACCAGAGGGGGTCTCAATTGGACAAAAAAGTTTGGGGAGACGCTTCCGGGAGCCATGAAGGAACTCCCCTCCTCAGCTGCCCTCATCGATGGGGAATTGGTTGTCGAGAACGGTTCCGGCGCTTCCGATTTCTCGGCACTTCAAACCGACCTCAGCGAAGGCCGGAGCGAGAGGTTCGTCTTTTACGCCTTCGATCTCATGCATCTTGATGGTTGCGATCTGTGCGCCCTCCCCCTTATTGAACGTAAGCAACTTCTTGCAGAGCTTCTGGGCGGCGCTTCAGATCGCGTTCGGTTTAGCAACCACTTCGAAGAGGAAGGTGGTCTCGTCCTGCAGCACGCCTGTAGATTGAGCCTTGAGGGTATTGTCTCCAAACTAAGCGATGCGCCGTATAGATCCGGGCGCAACAAAAACTGGGTCAAATCGAAGTGTTCGTCCCGGCAGGAGTTTGTCATTGGCGGCTTCGTGCCGTCGACGACTGCAAACAAGGCAATCGGATCCCTGGTTCTCGGCGCCTATGACGACGGGAAGTTTTGCCACGTCGGTCGCGTCGGCACGGGCTACACTGCGACGGTCGCCACAGATCTCTATCGCCGACTCGAACCGACGCGCACCACCGCGAGCCCGTTTACCGAGCGCCTGAGCTCGGAGGAAGCGCGCCAGGTGCGATATGTGCGCCCGGATCTCGTCGCCGAGGTCGAGTTCAGAGCGTGGACAGCCGATGGTCATCTCCGCCATGCATCATTCCGCGGCCTTCGTGAAGACAAGCCCGCCAGTGCCGTCACATTGGAAGTCAGTAAGAGCCCCTCCCCCAAGGCGAAGCCGTCGCGCCGCACCGTGCCCCTCACCCACCCCGATCGGCTCTATTGGCCTGACAAGGGCGTGACGAAAGAAGGCCTTGCAGACTACTACGCCGATGTTTGGAGGTTTATCGCTCCTCATATCGTTGGACGGCCGCTTGCCTTGGTGCGGTGTCCGAACGGCATCACCGGTCAGCAGTTCTTTCAAAAACACGCCTGGAAGGGCCTCAGCCCCAAGATTGTGCTCGTCAATGATCCCAAGAATCCAGCCGATGAGAAATCGATCAGCATTTGGGATCTCGACGGGCTGATTGGCTTTGTCCAGGCAGCGGTTCTCGAAATCCATCCATGGGGCTCAACGGTCGCAAACTGGGAAAAGGCAGACAGAATCATCATGGACCTCGATCCGGGAGAGGACGTGCCATGGGGGGCGGTGGTTGAAGCGGCTTTTGAAACCCGCGATAGGCTTGAGAAGGCCGGCCTGGTTGCTTTCGTGAAGACGTCTGGGGGCAAAGGTCTGCACGTGGTTGCCCCTTTGAAGCAGAAAGCCACATGGCCGGACGTGAAGGCTTTTACCAAGGCAATCGCGGATGGCATGGCGTCTGAGACGCCTGAGCGGTTCGTCTCAACCATTACAAAGTCGAAACGGCGCGGGAAGATCCTCGTCGATTATCTGCGCAATCAGCGCGGCGCCACAGCCGTTGCCCCGTACTCGACACGTGCCCGGTCAGGCGCGCCTGTATCAGTGCCCTTGTCTTGGGATGAGTTGGATACCGTGGTCGGGCCAGCTTATTTCACGGTGGAAAATACTCCCATTCGGCTTTCAAGCCTGAGCGTCGATCCTTGGGAGGATTTTCGTGCGGCCGCGGCTGGGTTGCCGAGCAAGAGCAATCAATTCAAAGCCCGTTGATTGGAGCGTCGATGCCGTCCAATTTGATCAGGAAAACGGGTTATGATCCGCAAACGCGCACACTTTTCGTCTGGTTGCAGACGACTGCGAATCGCTACGAATATGATAACGTGCCGCCCGAGACATACGAGGAGTTTCTCCAGGCGTTTTCCAAGGGGCGGTTCTTCAACCGCTACATCCGCGACCGATACAAATATCGTGTCGTACCGCCGGGCCAATGAAACGGCTCGGCGTTGATCTTAGCGACCGCCCTTTTTCTTTGGCTCCGCGCCAATGCTCTTGCGCAAGGCGTCCATGATGTTGATGACGTTGCCCGAGCCCGCCTCTTCGGGAGCTTTTTCCTTGGGCAGCTGCTTTTGCTTCTTCTTCGTCTTGGCCGCAATGA harbors:
- the repA gene encoding plasmid partitioning protein RepA, with protein sequence MNANSPSLAPVQSMHFEDLILEQGDLISKKLHLLSMQQFPPNAKKLLRQFSLSEVAEFLGVSQSTLKKLHLEGKGPVPQTSSSGRRSYSAEQMQELRQHLDQHGRSEARNYVPHRRAGEKLQIIAVVNFKGGSGKTTTAAHLAQYMALTGHRVLAVDLDPQASLSSLHGFQPELDLTPSLYEAIRYDDQRRSISDIILPTNFPGLDIVPANLELQEFEYDTPLAMTNKSSNDGKTFFTRISRALAEVEDRYDVVIIDCPPQLGYLTITALTAATSVLVTIHPQMLDVMSMGQFLLMLGGILKPIREAGAAVNLEWYRYVITRYEPTDGPQAQMVGFMQTLFHQFVLKNQMLKSTAISDAGITKQTLYEVDKAQMTRSTYERAIESLNAVNAEIAELVHASWGRKVAG
- the repB gene encoding plasmid partitioning protein RepB, which encodes MARKNLLAGLVDAAEIQQADVAPVYPMRGASKSMVRSLDELSKQADKFLEGEVVVELDPSTIDGSFVADRLTDNREQFEELKAAIGERGQDTPILVRPHPTVSGRYQIVFGHRRARVARELGRKVKAVVKAIDDRAHVIAQGQENSARANLSFIERASFASRLEGLGYDRGVIASALAADKTAVSKMMSVTERVPLAVIEQIGAAPATGRDRWLELSFLVGKATNADKVNDIVTDPGFGSLESDERFNALFKALNTSGQPVKKVSLKSKESWQTSDKAVSAQYSNSGKAFELSMKSKNAGRFGQYLAENLDRLYAEFLAANDVKEN
- the repC gene encoding plasmid replication protein RepC — its product is MQGGNVTTPFGRRSMTLGMLASQYMSRDIAPETSADKWKLFRALCEAKPRLGISERALSVMNALLSFYPETTLSEENGLIVFPSNMQLSLRAHGMAEATLRRHIAALVDAGLLSRRDSPNGKRYARKDGAGSIDEAYGFSLAPLLSRAREIEQMAAEIEMERLRLRRLRERFTICRRDIGKLIEVALDQGVRGDWQAIHEHYRSLVVSIPRVATATAIAPILEELEMLREEVSNLLEMRVKSQNLSGNPDQTERHKQNSNPESSYELEPSSRNELGAKPSKTAVPPSEPMKAFPLGMVMQACPTIADYGPGGTIGSWRDLMQAAVVVRTTLAVSPSAYEDACETMGPENAAVVMACILERAGHINSAGGYLRDLTARARRGEFSLGPVLMALLRSRGGDHRIAS
- a CDS encoding Ku protein yields the protein MAPRAIWKGFLKVAEVSCPVALYTAASTSDRIAFHTINRATGHRVRREFVDAATGKAVEKDEQVKGYELGSGEYVVLEPDEIAAAVPESDKTLSVSSFVTCGEIDDLYFDKPYYLAPATKVANEAYALLREGMRKKQVAAIARAVLFRRVRTLLIRAYDDGLIATTLNFDYEVRSVNDAFAEIPDMKIKGEMLELAEHIIKTKKGEFDPSAFDDRYETALGELVKAKLEGKKIEPRKEPKREKVVDLMEALRQSAGMTPKTSKAAGTASKRTHGRTAKEATPRKKAS
- the ligD gene encoding DNA ligase D, with product MGLETYRKKRDFKATREPKGRKARRQGHSFVIQKHDATRLHYDFRLELEGVLVSWAVTKGPSLIPGEKRLAVHVEDHPLDYGDFEGTIPKGEYGGGTVIVWDRGTWEPIGDAKRGLKKGHLDFALHGEKLGGRWHLVRMAGKPREKRENWLLIKGDDENARGKTESDILEERPESVVTGRQIEDVADEAPGWSSKTGRITKKKREKAAGPVHAVRNSPKASLSGLARMGGVKAAALPAFVEPSLATLVANAPAGKRWLHEIKFDGYRLQVRIDQDDVRFTTRGGLNWTKKFGETLPGAMKELPSSAALIDGELVVENGSGASDFSALQTDLSEGRSERFVFYAFDLMHLDGCDLCALPLIERKQLLAELLGGASDRVRFSNHFEEEGGLVLQHACRLSLEGIVSKLSDAPYRSGRNKNWVKSKCSSRQEFVIGGFVPSTTANKAIGSLVLGAYDDGKFCHVGRVGTGYTATVATDLYRRLEPTRTTASPFTERLSSEEARQVRYVRPDLVAEVEFRAWTADGHLRHASFRGLREDKPASAVTLEVSKSPSPKAKPSRRTVPLTHPDRLYWPDKGVTKEGLADYYADVWRFIAPHIVGRPLALVRCPNGITGQQFFQKHAWKGLSPKIVLVNDPKNPADEKSISIWDLDGLIGFVQAAVLEIHPWGSTVANWEKADRIIMDLDPGEDVPWGAVVEAAFETRDRLEKAGLVAFVKTSGGKGLHVVAPLKQKATWPDVKAFTKAIADGMASETPERFVSTITKSKRRGKILVDYLRNQRGATAVAPYSTRARSGAPVSVPLSWDELDTVVGPAYFTVENTPIRLSSLSVDPWEDFRAAAAGLPSKSNQFKAR
- a CDS encoding KTSC domain-containing protein; translation: MPSNLIRKTGYDPQTRTLFVWLQTTANRYEYDNVPPETYEEFLQAFSKGRFFNRYIRDRYKYRVVPPGQ